CAGCTGAACAAGTTCGCGCTGCCGTCGGCGAACCCGTACGTGGACGGGGCGATCGCCTGGATCATCCGACGCGGCGAGCTGACCGCCAAGCTCGAGACCACCATCGACGGCGAGAAGCTCGACGCGAAGAACGACATCCTGATCGGCAATCTCAAGGTCGCCCGCTCCCGCCCGTCCGAGGAGGTCAAGAACCGGCTCGGGCTGCCGCTCGGGCTCGTGGTCGCCCTCATCAAGGATGGCGACGGCAACATCCACGTCAAGATCCCGATCACCGGCGCCCTGAACGACAAGCAGTTCGACTGGAGCGACGCGATCTGGACCGCGGTCCGGAACGTGATCGTCAACGTGCTGAAGGCGCCGTTCCGCGCCATCGGCGGCCTCTTCACGAGCGGCGACAAGATCGCAGAGCTCAAGGTCGATCCGATCATCTTCGCCGCCGGAGATGGTGCGCTGAGCCCGGAGATGGAGCGGCAGACCGTCCGGGTGGCCGACTTCCTGCGGCGCTCGCCCTACGTCGGCCTCACCCTCACCTCGGTGACCACGCCCGAGGACGTGGAGGCGCTGAAGACTCGCGAGGTGACGGCCAAGCTCGACCTCTTCCAGAAGGAGAAGAAGATCGGCGATCGGGCGCGAGCCATTCGCCGCTACTACGAAGCCAACTTCAAGGACGTGCCGATCCCGCCCACCGAGAGCGAGCAGATCGCGTGGCTGCGCCAGCGCGAGCCGGAGCCGATCGGACCGCTCGAGGATCTGCGCCGGCGGCGGCTCGAGGTGACCCGCGACCGCCTGGCCAAGGTCGAGGGGATTCCCGAGGCGCGGCTACAGACCCAGGAGGCCGGAGCGCCGCCGGCGGGCGCGCCGCCGGGAATCGGCAGCGCATCGGGCGCCGCCACCCCGGGGGCGGCGGCCGGCGGCACGCCCTCGCCGGCGGCTCCACCGTCGGGAGGTGCGTCGACGTCCAGTGCTCCCGCGCCGAGCGCGCCCGCGCCGGGCGCCGCGCCGCCGACTGGCGCGGCACCGGCCGCCGGCGGTGCTCCAGCCTCGGGCAACGCCCCCGCAGAAGGCAGCGCGCAGTCCGCGGTGGCCGCGGCCCCGGGGGCGCCGTCGTCGGGTGAGGCGGCAAGCGGCACGACCGGCGCGGCGGAGTCCGGGGCGAAGGGCCAGGCGGGCGGCCGGGTCGAATTCGGCATCGTTGGCGAGAGCGACTGAGCGCTTTGCTATACTACGCGCGACGTTCGCGCGTACGAGGAGGCGCACGTGGCCCACTATGTGATGCTGAGCACGCTGAGCGAATCCGGCCGGAAGGTCCTGCACGCCCGGCCGGGCTGGATCCGCAAGGTCAACCGGGAGCTGTCGCGGCGGGGCGCCAAGGTGCTCGCGCAGTACGCCGTGCTCGGCCCCTACGACTTCGTGACGATCCTGGAGGCCCCCGACAACGAGACGGTGTCGTCGATCTCCATCGAGATGGGCGCCCGCGGCTCGGTGCAGATGATGACGATGCCGGCGATCCCACTCGACACCTTCATCAATCGCCTCGAGCGCGGCCGGGCCGGGACGGGGCGGAAGGGGAAGCGGCGCTGACCGACCGATGAAAGTTCTCGCGCTCCATCCGGCCAAGTGCACCGGCTGTCTCCGGTGCGAGCTCGCCTGCTCCTACATGCAGACCGGTCAGTTCCAGCCGTCCAAGTCGGTGATCCGAGTCTCCCCGTTCGAGGGCTACACGTCCTACGCCCCCTACACGTGCACGCAGTGCGCGGAGGGCTGGTGCATGACCGCGTGCCCGGTCGGCGCCATCCAGATCAACACGGCCGGCGCGAAGGACGTGATCGACGACACGTGCGTGGGCTGCAAGCTCTGTACGATCGCGTGCCCCTACGGGACGATCTTCTACGACGGCGACACCCAGAAGGCCTACAAGTGCAACCTCTGCGGCGGCGCCCCCGCGTGCGCGAGCGCCTGCCCGACCGAGGCGATCACGTTCGAGGAGGCGGAGACCGCCGACTGGATCGGCGACTTCGCGGCCGACCGCACCGCCCGCGTGCTCGCGGTGGAGGCCCGCTGATGCCGGCCCGTCACCTGATCGTGGGCGGTGGCACCGCCGGGCTGAACGCCATCCGGACGGTACGCGAAGAAGAGCGGATGCGGGGCCTGGATCCGTCCGAGATCACCCTGGTCTCGGCGGAACGCTGCTATTCCCGCATGGTCCTGCCCTACTACCTCTGGGGGACCATCTCCGAGAGCCACGTGTATACGGCGACCCCGGCGGCCCTGACCGCGTGGAAGGTGAAGGCCCTCGTCGGGCGCAAGGCGAAGGCGCTCGATGCCGCCGCTCGGACGCTCACCCTGG
This portion of the Candidatus Methylomirabilota bacterium genome encodes:
- a CDS encoding GYD domain-containing protein, which codes for MAHYVMLSTLSESGRKVLHARPGWIRKVNRELSRRGAKVLAQYAVLGPYDFVTILEAPDNETVSSISIEMGARGSVQMMTMPAIPLDTFINRLERGRAGTGRKGKRR
- a CDS encoding 4Fe-4S dicluster domain-containing protein gives rise to the protein MKVLALHPAKCTGCLRCELACSYMQTGQFQPSKSVIRVSPFEGYTSYAPYTCTQCAEGWCMTACPVGAIQINTAGAKDVIDDTCVGCKLCTIACPYGTIFYDGDTQKAYKCNLCGGAPACASACPTEAITFEEAETADWIGDFAADRTARVLAVEAR